The nucleotide window TATTACCAAACTCTTCTCATTGTAATTTACCACGAGGACATCTTAACTGAGCCGTCTAACTAAACCTAACCACTCCTTACCAGATTATAGAGGGAGAAAGACTCTTGTCTGCAAACCAGGCCAACCAAAACCAGGGTGATGGAGGTATAATAATGCAGGAAAAGTAATGTGACTGGCATATGAAATGTGATAAACATAGATGCTAACAGAAGGTTATGGGGTATTGCTTATACGCAAGGGATTCACTAGAGATACATCAGAAACAAAGCTATTTTAGGAATTAACAAATTTGGATCTTCCAGTTACCTTTCAATCTCCACAAACACATCCAaaaaagacattaaaaaaaaacagttcTTGTTTTACGTAGTATGCATGAGAGCCACCGATTCACATCCTTATATACTTGGGTTATTTTAAAAGGAGTAAAGAAATGTTAATAAGCACATCAGCAACCACATATGCctttatataacatatattCTAGACCATCGTGAAGATACAatacaaaagtaaaaaagaagcCCCCAAGACGTTCTTCAAACCTAAAATCCTCTTATCATCACCCCTTGCCTTCTAAAGCCATTCATGGCTTAATCAAGTATGCTGCTGCTATCCTTGGCAACTCTCTGCCACCAGCTTTCTCTCATGCCTTATGTCAACCATTCATCTCAGAAAATACTATTCTTCCCCACTCTCTCACCCTTCTGCACCCTTCCTCCCTCAGTTCACATTGTCCATAGTCCCTGCTTCCTCATTTCACAATGCTGAAACCTGTTATTAGTCTACTCCTGTCCTCTAATGAGGCCAATGAGTTACCATCCCCTACtttgataaaatgttaaaagacaaaTTGCAAAACTTTTGTGATCATCAGACAGCAAAAACTGCTTTTAGTCACTCTCCAGTGCCTTTTTCTCTCCTCTTACATCCGGTGGTATGGATGAGAAACAGGgacaaacaataaaattcaacATGCAAAACAATATCGCAATGACAACCCTGGTAGCAGAAGAAGTTTTACAGGTTGAATTAGATAACAGGGGAAATGATCTggttttttattaacttatagATTGCAAGAAATTGAGATAATGGTAAATGTTAAAAACAATGGAAACTATTTATTAACTTACACTCGGACTCTTCATCGTCCTCATCGCACCATTTGTTCCAATCAACCTTAATGTAAGGTGCAGGTTTCTCTTCAGACTTGAGCAGCCTTTTCCACCaagctttctcttctttctgaATGGAGCATATAATGTTCCTTAACCCAACTTTAGTCTTACATTTCTGCACAAAAATCAAACACCCAATCACCCCATTATTAAAATGGAAGAAGCAAAAGCAATTAAAGAAGTGAAATTACGTACCTCAGGCACAATATTCCCGTAAAGTTGCAAGGAGAAGCTGAAGGATTCGCCCTGAACTCCAACGGCTGAGAAAGTGAAAAGCCCTTGAGGCTCATTTTTGACGGAAATGTCCTTGGCGTCAGGTAACGCAACGGTTAGATATAGCTTGTCCGATCGTTGAGCCCATAGAACCTCCGGATGGCGactgaatttcaattttaaataattaattaatgaacaaATAATATCTTCATCAAACTTGATCAATCAAGATTTCAGAGTTCGGAGATTACCTCATGACTGTAAAATGGAAGTGGGATGTGTGAGTCACGGAAAGAAACCAAACCCTTCAAGGGAAAGGAAAGGAGACAAGCCCACTCAGACAAGACGAATTGGGGTTTCTGCGGTTTAAGCTTCAAGAGTAAAGGCGACCACGGTCAACCAACATTCAGGGGCAATTTGCccgtatatatatatgtatgtatatatatatgtatatacataggGTGCAATGTATCTTCGAGATAAGTTTCTCTCACTTTAAGATTACCCGtcagatttatataaaaaataaataaatttacatatttaacaaattaatattctttAGTTCAAATTTTGTGCAATATTTTTAGTCTCATGTTAGGTTTTATCCTAGCCGAAGGACCAGtttataagttaatttgtttgattagaaACAATTCCGTTTTATTTTTacgatataattaaaattttaaaatagatatactcATATTATTATGTTGATATTagagtaatttaatttaatagttgaaGTATGACTCAACATAATTCATTTGATTCaatcttaaataaatttaatttattagacAGATCCATTAATCTAATATGAGTTTATAACACTAGTTTTGAAGTCTTTCTTTGTATAAGTTTTAGTAACCTTTTTATAACTTAAGAGgccataaataatataaacttatatataattatgtcgagataataacaattaatttttaaattaagttttactcACGTTGatataagtttaattattgGATCAACTTGATCTGATCGTTAACCAcgat belongs to Mangifera indica cultivar Alphonso chromosome 2, CATAS_Mindica_2.1, whole genome shotgun sequence and includes:
- the LOC123209510 gene encoding co-chaperone protein p23-2, which translates into the protein MSRHPEVLWAQRSDKLYLTVALPDAKDISVKNEPQGLFTFSAVGVQGESFSFSLQLYGNIVPEKCKTKVGLRNIICSIQKEEKAWWKRLLKSEEKPAPYIKVDWNKWCDEDDEESESDLASDDNDTAYAGQDDESSDDEGMLYLPDLEKARGN